The stretch of DNA GGAGATCCGCACGGTTAACCCTGTCCAAGGATGAAGCAGCAAAGGAACTCGGCATCTCTGTCCGTCACTTGGAACGCCTCGTCTCCCAGGGAGCGGTACCTCCACCGCTTCGTATGGGGCGTCGAGTGCGGTTTGGCAGGGATGCGCTCGCGAACTGGGTCAATGCAATGTCCCAAAGGACAGATGTCCCGAGTGGCGCTAGCCAGAACTCTTCAAGCCATTGCCGCGAAGCCCAGCATCATGCTCCTGGCTCTAACAAACCTACGGTTCCGCTTCCGGCTGGTGGCACTGCATGATAACCGTGGGCCATTGGTGCTTCGCGTCCACTGCATCCCGGGATGGAGTCCCTGCCAGTCCACGTACCTCGATGTATCAGCCATTGGTAGACACCACTGTGACGCGACTGTCAAGCGTTGAAGCTGCCACCTGGTGTCCCCTGGCCATAGCGTAGAGGCGCGGACCCGAAACTGATCACATTTGAGTCGAAATGTGGTCGATTCTGTGTCGCTGAGATGTGGAGGCTTACGCCGGTGGTTACGAATTCCCCCAGCGATTTTCTGCAATTGGCACTTTTGTGGCAAGTGGAACGCGGCTTGACCGCCACGGGGTCGAATTCTGGCATGTGCATCTGCTTTTTCGCGAAATGTGGTAATTGGACCGGTGCCTGTTGTCGAAAGCTAATGAATGATGGCGAGGAATTTGCGAACTCGTTCCGTGTGAACATGATGGATGGTCGAAAATAGCTCTTCCAATGAGGAATGCGGGCTCGGACGGCGGCTGCCACGACGAAGTCTGTCCAGCGCAGCCCGCAGTCCTGATGGGGATGTCGGTGCTCCGAGCCAGTTGCCAGTTCAGTCGGGCATTATTCCAGACGGTGAAGGCATGGCGAAAGCTCAGCGAACCGTGTTTCGGAGCCTGCGCCACTTCACGCCAATCATCTGCCGTCACGCGTTGCGGCCGGCTCGAGCGAGGTCGGTCCAGTTGAGAAGCCGATCCGCAACTATGTCAGTGCTGGTGGATATGGGTGGTCACGTCCCGACTGCGCGATGACCTCGGGAGTGTGCTGTCGGAAACGTCAACAGCGGGTCCTAGCGCCAGCACTGCCCGAAGCCCCTCCCCTTTGACATATCAAAACTTCATTGCACGCTCCGATAGGTAGGGCAGGTTACAACATGCAACGGACGCTGGGCCACGCGGCAGCATCGAGCACTGATTCGTCACCGTAAGTGGATCGTCGGCGAGATCATCAAGGTCAAGAACCAGATCCACGCCACATTGTTGCGGGAGGGCATCTCGTGGTCGGGCACGGGCCGGTCCTGGCCGTTGGCCCACCGCCACTGGCTCCACGAGCAAGCCAGACCGCTGGCGGACTGCGAGCCGGCGGATCTGTGGCCGGGCCTGTTCGAGCAATCGCTGCAGCACATGGAGCACCTTGATCAGTTGCTGGCCCAGGCGTCCTGACCCCAGCGAAACCGCCGTCCACGAGATAGGCGCAGGGTACACATCCTAGCTCGATGCAAAACCGCCGCTAACGGCGTGGAAACGCCATTGTAAAATCTGGTGTCCGATGGGTTGTAAAGCAGGCTTTACATTGTCAAAAAGAAAGCATTCTTTACAACGGCAAGAATCAGCAAAAAACTAACGTTTGAAAATCCCGATCCTATCTCTGACATGAGATAGCGACAGGGTGCAAATCCTAGCTCACTTCCAGCAACCACGGCGTCCCCCAAAAGGCTCGAAAAAAAACGCGGTCTACGCTACAGAAAAATGCGGCCGATGCTCGATTACCTATGTAGGCACGGACGCCTGTTACTGGTGATGGTGCGTCCTCGGTGCAAAACAAGAGTTATCTCGTGCCCACCAGTAGCACGAAATCGCCGCAGGGAGGCCAGGATGGTCCGCCACTGCGGCTTTTTTTGTGCTGCCATGAACGCGAACGAATTCAATCCGGCTTCCCACGACCTCTCGGACACCGCCGAGCAGGAAGACCGGTCACCATCCAAGGCCATCGGTGACGTCGACGAGTTGATCATGGACGTCGATGACCAGCCCGTCCACGAAGCGGACGAGGGTCCGGATGCCATGCAGATATTGGCCGAGCAAGAACGTCTAGCACGCGAAGCTGCGGCGGCGCGAGAAGCGGAGCCGGAAGACCGAGCCCCCTCAACCCTCCCAGAACCTTGCCAGAAATCGGCCGATGTCCTGGCAGTGTGGGAATCGCGTTTCGGCGACCTTCTCGAATACGGCCACCTGAGCAATGACGGCCGGCCGATCCGCGCCAACCCCGACACCCTCCCCTCGGCGTACAACCGGCGAACCCAGCGGCATCACCACGAAAAAATGTCCGCCCCAAAGCGGCTCAAACATACCCAAACCGGGAAATTCTACGGTGTGCAGGTCCATCAGGAGCGCTGGGAACAGTGGTTCGGCGAAAACAGCGTCTACTCTCTCGCGGCCACGGCTGGGCTAGCTAATGACCCAGACCTCGATCAACTGATCCAGCCCGCCGACAAACCCATCATTTCGATCGAGCGAGCATTGGAGTATCTTAACGCCCGCCCGTTCATCGGTAACAAGCGGTTCCCTTGGATCAAGCGGCCTTCGAAAACCTACGCCGATCTTCGGGCAAAGCTAGACCGCGCGCCAAATACCATCCTCAACCGCCTCAAGCGTACGCTGCTCGACGCAGAGGGCACACTCTTTTTCACGTGCCGGCGGACGATCGCCCGCGAAACGGTTGTCATCCTGAAAACCCGGTACGTCACGGAACTGATGATTGACATCGATGGAGGCCATATCAAAGTCAATTGTGGTGACAAAACAGCCAAGGTAAAACTTCCCAAAGCCATGACACATGCCGCCGCCATGGCGATCGCCCGACGGATCATTGCCGACCTCATCCCGCCCGGCTGTTCCTACTGGCTGGGGCCATCCACAAACGGCGGCGGAGCCCATCTTCGAATCATGATCTTGTGGGCGGACGACAAGTTCGAGCTTAGAAACCAATTTATCACCCATTTTCAACGCCATCTCAAAGCACGTTATCAAGATCCCGACGGCCATGCGGCCATTGACCTTGTGCGGGGCCGACCCTGCTATTTTGTGCATAATCCAGACTTTCATAAAAACTACTTTCAGCCCGCTTACCCCGACCTCGAAGACGGCCCCACTGTGGGCGACCTTTACCAGAAGCAAAAAACGGAACTAGGACCGGATGCGACGCTGCGTCCAGGGCTTGAGCGGATTATCCGCGTGCACGGTGGTGATCAAGGAACAAAGCCTCTGCACCCCCGCGACCGCAACCCCGAGGGCTTCGCGCAGTACATGGACGGCAAGCCCGTGCCGCAACATCAACTTGCAATGCTGACCGGATGGGACATGGTCCGGTGCTGTCCGCTTCACGATGAACAGAAGAGCAGCAAGCAACGCAGGCAGGGCAGGCGAGCCAGAAAAGCAGCACCTACCTCACCGCTGGGATCCTACGTTGAAGGTGTGGAGTGCGTGTTGCCCCCGGTGAATAGCAAAGCTGGGTGGGCTCTTGCTCCCGATGCTGCGGAAGAACATGACCATGACGGGCATGGCATCCTCCGCCGCCGATCATGGTTGGCGGGGCACGCGGTGCGACAGGAAAAGGGTGATCGTTCCCGTGCTATCGAGCACACGCTTCAGCTATGGGAACTGGAAGAAGGCCCCACCAGCGACCGCGAACGGCACACAGCCCGTGTGCGAAAGGCCGAAAGTGACGTGGACGCCTTCATAAATGGCATACCCGGAAAGATCGAGCCATATGATCCGGCCAAGACCGGCAAGCGTGGAGTCAGGTATGACGAGATGGTCAATGCTTTCAAAGCAACGGTGCCCCACGAACAACTGCTCCGGGGTGAACGCTCAATGCGGGGCATGGCATCCCAACGAAGAATAGATCAAATCAACAGCGAACACGGGGGGAATAAACACGGTTCGTGTGTCGACTACCACCTGCTCACCGTGCTGCGGGAAGGCATCGCCTTCGCGATGACATACGAACTGGCATACACCTGCACCTACACCGGCCAGACCCTGACCAAAGGGCGTGACGAGGTGCCCGCCGGCTTCCTGCAAGCCCTGCTTCAAGGTCATGGATGCCCCACTGACCGCGTGAACTCGACGGCAGCAGCTGGTGTGCGACTGCTGACCGAGGAACTGGGGCTGGTATCCAGGACCAGAAACTACCTTTTGGGCGTGCCAGGCAAGGCGCGGGGCGAATGCCGGCGTTTCAAACTGACCCAACGGTACACCCAGTTGCCGTGGGCTGAAGGCCTGCTGCAAGAAGAAGATTACGTGCCGGCGCAGGTCGTGCCGGCGCAGGTGCAGGTACAGGTGCAGGTGCAACAGCCTAGGGGGGCCCAGGGGCGTGTCATGATGATGGCCCACGCACGGGAGTGCCGGGGGGCAGAAGCGGAAGCAGAGCAAAAGAAGAACGAAACAATAGGGGGGGAAGAGTTTTTAACCGGTGTGCTTGATCGGGATGGCTCCAATGAGCGTGACGGCATTTTCCCGCCATTTTGTTCTCTACCCGCATTTTTCCGCAGGAATACAGCCTGAACGCCGCGCCCCCGGTACGCGCACACCATAATCGTCAGCGGCCGGCGATCTACACTGGTTTGAACCGGCCGGACCTGCTGGCTAATTCGGCGTGCACAAGAAACGCGTCTACTGTGGACATCCAAAGTGTTGGGAACTCTGAAAAATCACAAAGGGCACGAAGAGCACAAAGGACACAAAGAAGGCAGAAAACAATAAGCTCTGAACTTTGTGTCCTTTGTGCCCTTTGTGATTGAATCGGTTCTTGCCGTAAGGCGGCGTTTTTCAGAGGCCTCTGTTCATTGCAGGCCATAATTCGATCGTTTTACACTTACCTCTTCTTCCTCTGCTTCTTCACCGGCTCCTTGTCCAGCCCATACTTTGCGGCCTTTTTCTTTCGCTGCTCCGCCCGGTGCCGCCCATCGAGGTCGTAATGCTCGGCCAGTTCATCAAGGGCCGCATCGAGCTTGCTCGTTTCCAGTTCGATTGGCGATTGGTCGACATAGAATCGCGCTGTCCGATCATCGGCATGCGCAAGCAACTGTGACGTGATCCCCCGATCGCCGATCCGCCGGGCAATCTTCTCGATATCGGTGGCAACGGTATCACGTAACATGGACCACGAAGCGTGATCCACAGCGGCGGCGACGGCAGCTTTCTTGAATGCCTGCGCCAAACTGCTCGACTTATTGTCGCCAACGAAGTGGGCCAAGGGATGTCCCTTCTTCGTACGGAAAAGCAACTCGTCAGCCCCCCTGCTGTCGCGGTGCTTGGCGATCAACTCAACGGTCAACGGCCACAGCTTGATCTTGTAAGGCACACCGGTCTTTCGACGGTGCTTGGCCAGGTAGCTGGCCCCATCACGCTTGCTCAGGTGCTTGCCGCAGATGTCACTGAGCTCAAGGTCGTACAGACCCGCGTTTAGCGCGAGCGATATGTGGGCTCGGAGGCGGCCATCCGCAGCCTCCCAGATGCGACGGACCTGTCGCACGGTAAGTGGCTTCGCCGATGGGGCTACGGTCAGCTTCTGGCATGCTTGCCGAAGCGTGCGAGGTTGCTCGACGATTCGTCGGTTCTCCCATGCCCAGCGGAAGAATGCGGGCAGATACTTGAGACGGTTGTTTAGGGTGCTCGGAGCAATGTCTTCGTCAGCCAGCAACTTGGTGAGGTGCTCGCGGTAGTGCAGCACGAGCCGCTCCGTCCGCTGCGGATCATCCAACGTCTTCACCCGGGCTGTGTCGATACACCAGTCCTTGAACTGGGTCATGGTGTCCTTGATGAAGCGGTGAGCCTTCGGGCTCAGCCGCTGCTTCTTGCCCAATCGCTCGGGGTGCCTCTCGGTCGTATCCCGTCGTTGCTTCTGTACGGCGAGGAAGTCGGTCACCAGCGTCTCGATGGCGGCCAGGCTGTTGCGGCTACTGTTTCTGCTCGGCGCAGGCGTGACCCCACGCTGAAAAAATGCGGCGAGCTTGGCGGCTGCGTCGGGATCACCCTGCACGGCGTCAATCGCCTGCACCGCCCGCTCGTTCCACGGCCCATCCTCGCGGTCGATCAACTCGTCCAGGTCGAGGGTCAACGAGGCTCGCCGCTGCGCTTGCTCCTCCTGGAAGGCGCGGTATCGCTCGAGAGCAGCTTTGTAGCTCTTGCGGTCGCTGACGCCCTTTCCGAAACCGAACCAGTGGTCCTTTCCGCCGATCCGCTTCCGCCATCGTTTTGAAGGCTTGTGGAATGTCAGTTCAAGCCCACGCTCGTTGTTGCGTGCCATGAAGGTGGCCTTTCCAGCCGCGGCGCAGGCTGCTATCATTCGGGCCTGCACACGACCTTCTGAGACACTAGCGGGCAACATCGATAGGGGTCAAATTGGGGTCGATGCAGAGAGAGCCATTGGGGTCACAGAAATCAACCCCATAAGGTCTTGAAAATTAAATACTTGCACGCACGCGGGCGTAACTCAATTGGTAGAGTGTCAGCCTTCCAAGCTGAATGTTGAGGGTTCGAGTCCCTTCGCCCGCTTTCCGACTTGCAGCAACCCTTCACAGGGTTCGCTGTAAGCAAACGACTCGCTGCAGGCCGGAGCGCGGGCACGCGTTAAGCATGGTCGTTTGCGGGGCTTGCGGAGTGGAAACTGCACGCTCAACGGCCTCCGTGTGTGACAGCTCGGGGGCCTTTTTTATGCGTCGTCCGGCGTGAGTGTCAGCTATTGAGGCTTACACTCTTACCCCCCTCTGCGTGACCACCCCACGCCGCAATCAGGCCCGCCGTTTCACCGCCACTCAACGCCTTTCGCTTGCCCGTCGTCGGCGATGTGGAAAACCTGAGTGGGCTCATTTTCTTGCCAAGTGGGGGCTTGGATCCGTGGGAATAAGTGTTCATATTCAGTGTCAGCTTACGGCGAACAGACGAGCGGACTGTCACCCGCTCATCAACCCGCCGACAACTGAACACAACCGGCCGCCCTAACCCCGCCGGAACATTGGCAGCGATGCTGTGTGTGTGGGGGGCATGAATGAGCATGATAAACAGGCGGCAGCCACGCAGACGAGTGAAGCAACTGGCAACTTTTCACTTCTTCAATGACGCCGTTAAAAGGGTCGATCATCTGGTCCGGCCCGCAACAGCCGCCGGCGGCGATGAAATGCACACCGAACGCCGATTCAGCGTCGAACCCATCGCGACGAGCCCGCCGTTAAATATCACTCACGCCCTGCTGTGTGTCGACTGATCCAGTCACCCGCCTTTTGGATCCGGTCTTGTAACTCTGCCAACCCCTGAACACGTTCAGTCAATACTGGGCCGGCTTGATCCAGTTCCCGTTGTGCTTTGGCGTGAAGCGCTTGCAATTGCAACTTGGCCGCGCGATCCATAGGTACCCCGCCAGGATTCTGACTCAGCACCTCGAACGGTTCAAGCATCTGAAGCAGCTTGTAAGCCTTCGAGAACCGCAACCGATGTGGCGACCACGTCGCCATGGCATGCCCCTCGAGCCCCGCTGCCCACTGTTCGAACCGATTTGAATCCCATGTGCAGAACAGAAGGCCCCGCACGCCAGCGTCCGCCGGTTCGACTTGCAGCGAGGCCTCACTCCAGACCAGGTTGTTGTCGAACGTGAAACCCGACGCCCCTACCACCGGGAAACCACGATCGCGCATATACTGCAAGCCTCGTTGCTTGGCGTGCACCCAGCCACTGTACTCCCACGGCATCATAATGATCTCCGACGACACTTCGCCCTGGCTATACAGTTCGTCCATCAGCCGGCTGTCGAGCGGAGCGGCCCAGTTGGCTTTGAAATATTCATCGAGCATGTCGGCCCACAGCATCACGTGCACGTCAGAATCCACCTGCCGTGCTACTTCATATGCTCGGTTCATCGCGTATAGCGTCGTCTGCTCCGGCGACATCGGGTTCTGCTGACAGGCACGGCACTCCTCTCGACGAATCACCCAGACTTCATCCATCCCCAGGTTCAGGTAGGACGCCCGGGTCATCTCAAGCGAGCGACGCACCGCATCCTCGAGGCGCTCCCACGTGTCCGGGCTGAAAGGACATGTCGTTTCCTCGCCACTGGCGTAAGCATAAGACACCTGCACGGCGGATCCCGCGGGAATACGCCCGCCTTCAAGTCGGCGCAGCCGCCATGGCTCGTTGTCCTCGGGAATGTGCGGACGGGCCCAAGTGGACCGCGTGCCTTCCGGATGACCGCTCCAGGACGCTTCCGTCACGCCGGGCACTACTTCGTAGTCGCGTCCCGCTTCTAGCGACTCACCGTTCAGCGAAACTTTGATCGGTGTCACAGCGTTGAGAATGACGTTGCGATGCTCAAGCTCCAGAAAATCATCGGACCCAAACGTGCCTTGCTCGTCGTCCACTGCCGTCGTATGTCCCGTCTTCAGGTCCTGCCAGAGAAACCCCTTCGCGTGGCTGTACGCCTGAATGTAGGGCGACACCTCAACCCCGCGGTTGTTGGCGTGCGCCACCATCCTCTGCATCCGCTGATGCACCGCTGGATCCGACAGCACCAGCCAACTGTGTGAACGCAGCATGAACTGGTTCTGCTTCAACTCCGCCATGCGATCGATCATCTGCCGATGTTCGTCGTTAAAGCGATAAGGCGGCTTTGAATCATTGACGAGCATTGTTCCGCGAAACGGATATTCGGGGTAGTCCCAGATGTCCATCGCGGCCAGGTCTTCGTGCTCGAACAACTGTTTCAGCGACATCAAGCCGTGCTGAGCGCCGCGCCGATCGTTGGCGTAAACAATGATTCGGTCTTTCCGAACGTAAAGGGCATACCCCTCGTCGGGAAGCTCATCCCAATGCGCGGCATTGAGGTTCAGGTATGTTTCAAGCGTTTCGGCTGTGGGACGAGCCAGAACAATCGCGGCATGCTCGAAATTTGGCCGTCGCTCACCCAGCGTCACTTGAACATCCGGCGACCATGCGCGTACCGCGTCGCGTACGGCTTCCACGGCGAAATTGTTTCGCCGCACCAAACCAGGATCGAGGCTGAAATCGATTCGCCCGCCAGGCGTGAATTCCTCATCCGAATGCCGCATGACATGTTGAGGCAGCGGCACGATGTCGGCCTGCTGGTTCCCCTGCTCATAGGCGACACGGATCTCCTCATCGTTGAGAATGCGCGACCAGTAACGCGACCGATCAATGACGCCATGAAAGTAATTACGATATCCGCGACGATCATTGATTCGCCAAGCACCTAATACTCGGATGCTCGCCCCTTCGTGCGGCGCGTCGACATCGTCTTCACGATGGGCCACGAGCTGACCGTCCAGAAATATGCTTGCCCGTTTGCCCGGCTCGAGACGCACCGCCACGTGGTACCAGCGGTTTTTCTCCAATGGATGATGCGCAGTCAATTGACCCCGCCGATAGTCCAACACCAAGTGCTCGTTCCCGCGGATCACGAACTGGCAGTTGCCCCAAGCATCGGCGCTGAAGATCGTGCCTTGCGCCGTGTGCTCTTCAATCAAAAACCATGTATCAAACGTAAAGCCGTTTTCCGCCGACATCCCGCGTGTTAGACGCAACGGCTCATGATCGCGAGAAACACGAAAGCCGCGGCCGAAACGAGCGGGTACGCGTTGGTCGGAATTCGCACCCGCACTGATCAACATCTGTTCCAGGTTAATCGGTTCGGCGTTTGCGGAAGACGTCATCAGTCCGCAGGTGATCACCAATATGCTGAACATGACCAGTACCAGCTTCGTTCGGGTGGGGGAATTTCGCGTTTTCGCGCTGTGTTCTGCCATGAAAAATCTTTCCTCTCAGGCTCATATTGATCTGGCTTGCCGCTTGATCTGCTCACCCCAACGGGTCCCAATGATCGGTCTTTCGGCCACCACTCAATGCAGTCCACCGAAGCGTTATTGCAACCGCCACAAATCGATTGATGTCCAATCTTTTTCTTCCTCACGATGCGTTCGGACGGCGCCAACGAAAAGAAGAACGTTGGCTTGGGCGCCAAGGTGGCGATTGAAGGCAATGTGCTGATGCTCCCCGATCCAGGGCATGGCGCGATCCAGAACCGAGGTAAATCCCGTATCGGCAAACGCCTGGCCGTCGGCGAGAAAGACGGTGTTTTGCAAAACCACTTCTTCCAGGCGCTTTGCGGGGTACGCTGCTGATTCTTGAGTACGCACGCCGAACCGGGTGTTCATGCCATAGCTTCGATGGACATATGACAGGTCCGCCATCTCCGGGCAATGAAAAACCCGTTCGTGAGTCCACTGAAAATGCGACACCTCCGGCCGATAGGATTCCATCGACGTCCACATGTAATACGGCCATTGGCGGTGAGCCGTGGGAGTGCCGTTGTCGAGAACCGGCATGAGGTATCCGTTGTGGTCCTGTGCATAGACATGTGTGATCTGGTGCAGCGACCGAAGCTGAGTGGCGCAAGCCACCTGGCGAGCCGTGGCGCGGGCCGATTGCAATGCAGGCAGCAGCAAGGCAATCAGCAGTGCAATGATCGATATGACCACAAGAAGTTCGATCAGCGTAAATCCTCGATCTACATCTCTCACATGGCGATGCTCGTCATTCATCGTGAATTCCTCTTGGCAGGCGGTTACGCCGATACCCCTTCTCGTTGTTCCGTTGAACTGCATAGCGCGAGGCAAGATCTGGAGTGCTCCTGAGATCTGCATCGCATCCTGCGGACGACTCCGTAAAAGCCATGTCGAGAGAGGTCAAAAGTCTTTACGACGCCATCCGATTTCCGCGACGCGGCTGATGTGTACCATGGATTCCGATCAGGCGATTCACTTCAGCAGCGTGCGTCGACGTCGGGCCAGCAGCAACGTCGCGGCGGCACCGACCAGCATAATCGACGCCGGCTCGGGCACGATGTAGACGTCCATGCTGTCCATGCGATGATGGAAGTTGCCGGAGGAATTACTGTATCCCAGGCGCAGATAGCGGGCCTCAGCGCCATTGAAGTCGACATCTTCCGCCCATGCCTGCGCGGTTCCGGTCGGAGTGACCGTGGGCACCGTGCCGGCGACCGTCCAGTTGAGCCCATCCACGGAGTAGGAAACGGTCGCGCCATAGCGCCCGTGCCAGTTATTGGCGGCAGCGGTGTGGAGCACGATCCTGTCGATGATATAGACATCGTTGAGGTCGGCCGTCCACTGTCCGCTGTCCGAACCACCCGCGACACGACCGATCGCCGAGGAGCTGATGGAACTTGTGGGTGCGACGTCGTTGAAAAATCCTGAGTTTTCCAGGGGCTCGTCCACTTTACCGCGGTCCTGCCCCTCGCGACCGCTGTACCCGTTGTTGGTTTCGGTGAATGTCGCCCCTTCAGGGACATCGCCGACCTGCCAGTCTTCGCCGGACTGCCAGTAGAACGCCGCCGAGGCGTGCTGCGGTGCCAGTAGCAAGGCGGTTGAAACGATACATGCACCGAGGACCATTCGCTTGAGATGCTTCATTGATTTCCCTTTCAAGTTTTGAGATTTCCAATCCTCCATAGACCCGACATGCAAGTGCCGTCACACGGCTGAACAATCCACCCGTCACAAGCCCGACAACGGCGCACGCCTCACCTTCCAACGGTCACTTTCGCTGCCCCACCGTCTCGCCCACACGGACGCGAGGCGGGAGGGTCCAGACGATTGAATCGGCTGTGGGGCTGTCCATCAGCGAACCGAGCAACTCCACCGCCTTGCGTGCGATCTGTTCATATGGGAACACCACCGAGGTAATGATCGTTTCCGCAAGCTCTTCGGAGACACGCGTATTGTCGAAGGCGACCACACTCATGTCCGCTGGCACATTCGCCCCCTGCCCCCGCGCCCAGATGATGAACTTGGCTGCGAGCCAGTCCGTAGAGCAGACCCATGCGGTGGGCCAGTCGGCGCGATTCCGAGGCAGCGCCTCGGCAAAGAGCTCTACCATATATGTGGTGGGCAGCAACTTTGTGTCGTCGAGCCAGATCTGACAGTCCAGTGATGCCCCGGGCGTGCGGATGACTTGCGTCAACACGCCGCCGAGGCGTTCTTCCGCGCTGTCCCGACTGCCAAGCGAGCCGACCCAGCCGATCCGTCGATGGCCAGCGTCCAGCAGCAGGCGGACAGCCTGCGTGCCGCCGACATAGTTCATCTGCGAGACACCGCTGATCCCGTGCAGCACGTCATGCCGGCAAATCATCACGACATTGCCATCAAAGCGCTCGGCAAGCCGCTTTTGCACCGCGTGGGGATCATCCTCCGCGCTGGGCAACTGGCCGATGACCAGGCAGCCGTCCGCCGGCCGACCACTGTTGCCGAACTGCTCGCCGCGGCCGTCGAGCACAGCCTCGAAATCCTGATGGTCCCCGGACATGAAAACAGGTTGCAAACGCCAGCCACGCTTTGCGATCTCGTCACTGATCGCGATCATGTGGCGACGTGCCAGCTCGTGCATGTCGGAATGCGATTTACTGGGCACGAGAATCGCGATGTCCTTGGACATTTCCTGCCGCCGCAGCTTCACATAACCCAACCGCTCTGCCGCAACCTCGACGCGCGTCCGTGTTGCCTTGTTCACGCCACGCGCCCCTCGTAAGGCCCGGCTGACCGTGGCTGTACTGAGATTGAGGTCCTTTGCGATGGATTCCAAAGTCGCCATAACGACAACATACAACCCATTTAAATTACTGTCAATCCTTTATGCTGATAATTATCGCAGTAAATATCTTGCAATTTATTGCAAGACGTTACGTAGAAGGGGCGGGCAGAGGCGGCCAATGACTTCTTCTTCAAGGAGGGGGCGATCGCCAGCCAGCCAACGCGCCGGTGAGCGCGCGACTCCGCGATCTGCGATCAAACGCAGTCATGAGTGATGCGGTGCCACCTGACCGGTGTGGTGAAAGGGGCCGAGGCGGCGGAGCCTTTAGATGCTCGATCAGCCATCTCGGTTCACCGTTGATACACGACGCATTGGCGGCACCAAATCTGCTACGCTTTCGCCCATGCCCTCTAGCGATATTCCCGAGATTCTTCAGGATCCGGCCACGCTCGCCCTTCACCGCCTTCCCGCCCGCAGCGCTTTCACCTCCCACCCCGA from Phycisphaerales bacterium AB-hyl4 encodes:
- a CDS encoding helix-turn-helix transcriptional regulator; the protein is MRFHTSQTLTGRRSARLTLSKDEAAKELGISVRHLERLVSQGAVPPPLRMGRRVRFGRDALANWVNAMSQRTDVPSGASQNSSSHCREAQHHAPGSNKPTVPLPAGGTA
- a CDS encoding tyrosine-type recombinase/integrase — encoded protein: MARNNERGLELTFHKPSKRWRKRIGGKDHWFGFGKGVSDRKSYKAALERYRAFQEEQAQRRASLTLDLDELIDREDGPWNERAVQAIDAVQGDPDAAAKLAAFFQRGVTPAPSRNSSRNSLAAIETLVTDFLAVQKQRRDTTERHPERLGKKQRLSPKAHRFIKDTMTQFKDWCIDTARVKTLDDPQRTERLVLHYREHLTKLLADEDIAPSTLNNRLKYLPAFFRWAWENRRIVEQPRTLRQACQKLTVAPSAKPLTVRQVRRIWEAADGRLRAHISLALNAGLYDLELSDICGKHLSKRDGASYLAKHRRKTGVPYKIKLWPLTVELIAKHRDSRGADELLFRTKKGHPLAHFVGDNKSSSLAQAFKKAAVAAAVDHASWSMLRDTVATDIEKIARRIGDRGITSQLLAHADDRTARFYVDQSPIELETSKLDAALDELAEHYDLDGRHRAEQRKKKAAKYGLDKEPVKKQRKKR
- a CDS encoding LamG-like jellyroll fold domain-containing protein encodes the protein MAEHSAKTRNSPTRTKLVLVMFSILVITCGLMTSSANAEPINLEQMLISAGANSDQRVPARFGRGFRVSRDHEPLRLTRGMSAENGFTFDTWFLIEEHTAQGTIFSADAWGNCQFVIRGNEHLVLDYRRGQLTAHHPLEKNRWYHVAVRLEPGKRASIFLDGQLVAHREDDVDAPHEGASIRVLGAWRINDRRGYRNYFHGVIDRSRYWSRILNDEEIRVAYEQGNQQADIVPLPQHVMRHSDEEFTPGGRIDFSLDPGLVRRNNFAVEAVRDAVRAWSPDVQVTLGERRPNFEHAAIVLARPTAETLETYLNLNAAHWDELPDEGYALYVRKDRIIVYANDRRGAQHGLMSLKQLFEHEDLAAMDIWDYPEYPFRGTMLVNDSKPPYRFNDEHRQMIDRMAELKQNQFMLRSHSWLVLSDPAVHQRMQRMVAHANNRGVEVSPYIQAYSHAKGFLWQDLKTGHTTAVDDEQGTFGSDDFLELEHRNVILNAVTPIKVSLNGESLEAGRDYEVVPGVTEASWSGHPEGTRSTWARPHIPEDNEPWRLRRLEGGRIPAGSAVQVSYAYASGEETTCPFSPDTWERLEDAVRRSLEMTRASYLNLGMDEVWVIRREECRACQQNPMSPEQTTLYAMNRAYEVARQVDSDVHVMLWADMLDEYFKANWAAPLDSRLMDELYSQGEVSSEIIMMPWEYSGWVHAKQRGLQYMRDRGFPVVGASGFTFDNNLVWSEASLQVEPADAGVRGLLFCTWDSNRFEQWAAGLEGHAMATWSPHRLRFSKAYKLLQMLEPFEVLSQNPGGVPMDRAAKLQLQALHAKAQRELDQAGPVLTERVQGLAELQDRIQKAGDWISRHTAGRE
- a CDS encoding type II secretion system protein, with amino-acid sequence MNDEHRHVRDVDRGFTLIELLVVISIIALLIALLLPALQSARATARQVACATQLRSLHQITHVYAQDHNGYLMPVLDNGTPTAHRQWPYYMWTSMESYRPEVSHFQWTHERVFHCPEMADLSYVHRSYGMNTRFGVRTQESAAYPAKRLEEVVLQNTVFLADGQAFADTGFTSVLDRAMPWIGEHQHIAFNRHLGAQANVLLFVGAVRTHREEEKDWTSIDLWRLQ
- a CDS encoding discoidin domain-containing protein, translated to MKHLKRMVLGACIVSTALLLAPQHASAAFYWQSGEDWQVGDVPEGATFTETNNGYSGREGQDRGKVDEPLENSGFFNDVAPTSSISSSAIGRVAGGSDSGQWTADLNDVYIIDRIVLHTAAANNWHGRYGATVSYSVDGLNWTVAGTVPTVTPTGTAQAWAEDVDFNGAEARYLRLGYSNSSGNFHHRMDSMDVYIVPEPASIMLVGAAATLLLARRRRTLLK
- a CDS encoding LacI family DNA-binding transcriptional regulator, coding for MATLESIAKDLNLSTATVSRALRGARGVNKATRTRVEVAAERLGYVKLRRQEMSKDIAILVPSKSHSDMHELARRHMIAISDEIAKRGWRLQPVFMSGDHQDFEAVLDGRGEQFGNSGRPADGCLVIGQLPSAEDDPHAVQKRLAERFDGNVVMICRHDVLHGISGVSQMNYVGGTQAVRLLLDAGHRRIGWVGSLGSRDSAEERLGGVLTQVIRTPGASLDCQIWLDDTKLLPTTYMVELFAEALPRNRADWPTAWVCSTDWLAAKFIIWARGQGANVPADMSVVAFDNTRVSEELAETIITSVVFPYEQIARKAVELLGSLMDSPTADSIVWTLPPRVRVGETVGQRK